TCGATTTCCGCCATTCGGCTTGTGTCGCAGGCCGAACAGAATCTCCGTCTCGTTCGCCTTGAATGGTTGTAGGTCCGACTTACGAATCGATGTGCCGTAAGCCAATCCGTCTCGATAGCCGATGATCGTTCCATCTTTTTGATACACCAGCGCGACGTGGACCGGTCGATTAATAGCCTCCAGTTCATCACTGCCATTCAATGTATCGGTCCGCTTGAAGTTGTTGCTGCCGGGCATCCACTGTTTGGGGTCGCGTTCGCCAAACACGACGGCATCGAACAGACCGCCTTGCAGGCTGGCAATGGAAATGGCGGCCCCGCCGCGTTGATCAAGGTTGTCCAGTTGCACCCATGCTTCCAGAGTTTTCTCAACGATGTCCGCTGGTATCGCCGCGGTTTCGACGAAGCTGGCCCCGTCCAAAATCAAAGCACCGTTTTCGATGCGGGCCGTGCCCTGAGCTTTTCCGTGCAGGGTTCCAATGGAATCACTCAGATCGCTATCGAACTCCCATCGGGCGAACGCCGCTGGAGGTTCGGAAGAAAATTCTTCACCTGATTTGCGGTTGGCAATGATACGTTGACGGGCCGCCTGATCGATGCCCGCTAGTTGAGCACGATGTTTTTTCAGTTGTTCGTCCAGGACTTGCAACCTGGCTTGCTCGTCCGGCTGTGGGATTTTCTTTTCACCGTGATCGAGCCCCGAGATGGACGAGGCGAGCTGATAGTATTCTGCCTGAGTGATCGGGTCGAATTTGTGATCGTGGCAGCGGGCGCAATTGAACGTCAGGCCAACAAACGTTTGCCCGAGTGTGGCCAGTACTTCTTCGATCTCATCCTGCCTTGCCAGTTGTTTCATCCGTTCGCTGCCACCGACCGTTGTGTTGTGCACGCCAGCGACCCAGAAACCGGTTGCCGCCGCGCCTTCGGTTCCGCCGGCAAGTTGATCGCCGATCAATTGCATGCGTGCAAATTCGTTGTAGGGCATGTCGGCATTCAGTGAGTCAATCACCCAGTCACGGTACGGCCACGCATTCTCGCGTTGGAAGTTACGTTCGAAGCCGTTGCTTTCACCAAAGCGAACCACATCCAGCCAATGCCGCCCCCATCGCTCACCGTAATGCCGCGAGCTCAACAATTCGTCGACAACGTTCTGATAAGCTGCATCGGACGGATCGGCGACAAATGCAGCGACTTGTTCTGGCGAGGGCGGCAGGCCAATCAAATCGAAATACAGTCGGCGAATCAGGTGGCGCGGGCTCGCTTCTGGTGACGGCTTCAAGCCCTGTGCCTGCAGTTTTTGCAATACGAACGCATCGATCCCGTTGCGTCCCCAGCCTCCGTCTGGCTTCGGGGGTGACACGTTGCGAAGCGGTTGCAGTGACCACCAGTCACGCCCGGCTCGGGAGTCGGTCGTGATTGAGAACAGATCGAGCGCACCACCGCTCCACTTGGCTCCTTCGTTGATCCACTGTTTCAGCGTCGCTTTTTGCGTGAGACTCAGCGGATGTTTGGGCGGCATTTCATCCGAGTTGACTCGTTCCCACAACAAACTCTTCAGCGCTTTTCCCGGAACAATCGCCGCGCCGCTGTCGCCACCTTGCGTTGCCCGCGCGAGTTCTGTCAGGTTCAACCCGCCTTCCGGTTCGGATCCGCGATGGCATTCAAGGCAATGCGACACCAGAATTGGTGCAACCTGCTTATCGAAGTCGATTTCCTGAGCCTGCAACAGCGAAACACCGCCGCTGGCCATGAAGGTTATGATGGTCGCCGCAGCCAACCCAAAGTGCGTCCAACGTTGTCGTGTCATGACAAGAGTTCCCTGCGTGTACGTGCTGCCGCTTCAATGCACCATTGGCCGAGTTCCGCAAAGCGTTTTTGTGGCAGGCGCTTTGTCGGCGACATTACCGTGATCGCTCCGACCGGACGTTGGTACGCATCGAGTATGGGCGCCGCGACGCAGCGAATCCCCTCGATGCCCTCCTCCCAGTCTTCCGCGTAACCTCGTTCGCGAATTCGCTGCAGATCGTTTAGCAGTGCGTTGCGAGTCGCCTTCGTGTTCTTCGTAAACTTCTTCAACGATGTGTCGGCAAGCCAATCGTCCAGTTCTGATTCTGACGATGCCGCCAGAATCGCTTTGCCGGGCGCGCACGAATAAAGCGGAATGCGCATAGCGACTCTGCCCATCACCTGAACGGCTTCCAACCCTGAAACCTGCTCCAGCACCATCCCCTTGTTGCCGGCGCGAATCATCAGCTGCACCGTTTCGCGAGACTGATCACGCAACCACTGCATGGCGGCGTGCGCGCACAGGACGAGGCTTTTATCGAAGGAACGCGGCTGGCAGCTTTCGATCAATCGACTGGTCAGCTTATATCGCCGGTCTTCTTCGCCGCGAACCATGT
This DNA window, taken from Fuerstiella marisgermanici, encodes the following:
- a CDS encoding DUF1553 domain-containing protein; translation: MTRQRWTHFGLAAATIITFMASGGVSLLQAQEIDFDKQVAPILVSHCLECHRGSEPEGGLNLTELARATQGGDSGAAIVPGKALKSLLWERVNSDEMPPKHPLSLTQKATLKQWINEGAKWSGGALDLFSITTDSRAGRDWWSLQPLRNVSPPKPDGGWGRNGIDAFVLQKLQAQGLKPSPEASPRHLIRRLYFDLIGLPPSPEQVAAFVADPSDAAYQNVVDELLSSRHYGERWGRHWLDVVRFGESNGFERNFQRENAWPYRDWVIDSLNADMPYNEFARMQLIGDQLAGGTEGAAATGFWVAGVHNTTVGGSERMKQLARQDEIEEVLATLGQTFVGLTFNCARCHDHKFDPITQAEYYQLASSISGLDHGEKKIPQPDEQARLQVLDEQLKKHRAQLAGIDQAARQRIIANRKSGEEFSSEPPAAFARWEFDSDLSDSIGTLHGKAQGTARIENGALILDGASFVETAAIPADIVEKTLEAWVQLDNLDQRGGAAISIASLQGGLFDAVVFGERDPKQWMPGSNNFKRTDTLNGSDELEAINRPVHVALVYQKDGTIIGYRDGLAYGTSIRKSDLQPFKANETEILFGLRHKPNGGNRNLKGRIHAAGFYNRALTPDEVAASSGNAAEYVPEEQLVASLHEATRKQREDLKAATAHLQASRDLQAAKVNRTVYTLTARKAAVTNVLLRGDPDNVGDVVAPAAIDAIEGLSADFGLAPDAAEAERRRKLAEWITSENNPLFARVIVNRVWHYHFGAGIVDTPNDFGFNGGRPSHPELLDYLALQFQDNGYRLKSLHRQIVMASTYRQATHGHSAADTKKAAAKDATNRLLWRANVRRLEAESLRDAMLTTVGKLNDAAGGPSFKDVSVTLHKGTTYYEPIDVDHPDFFRRTVYRFNPRGGRSALLDSFDCPDPAATAPRRSVTTTPLQSLSLMNNVLVLRMSDYFAERVRSEAGDDHAAQITRAWQLAIARDPNESERVLSDKLVAEHGLSALCRGLFNVNEFVVIE
- a CDS encoding IclR family transcriptional regulator; this translates as MTTTITGPVEAKIDGDLPSSAAAKTMAVIEAVGRMATGLTQAEVVQQTGCSANLAFRVLSTLVSLGYMVRGEEDRRYKLTSRLIESCQPRSFDKSLVLCAHAAMQWLRDQSRETVQLMIRAGNKGMVLEQVSGLEAVQVMGRVAMRIPLYSCAPGKAILAASSESELDDWLADTSLKKFTKNTKATRNALLNDLQRIRERGYAEDWEEGIEGIRCVAAPILDAYQRPVGAITVMSPTKRLPQKRFAELGQWCIEAAARTRRELLS